From a single Methanofollis sp. W23 genomic region:
- a CDS encoding 30S ribosomal protein S9, giving the protein MVKVINTSGKRKTAIARATLKEGKGRVRINSVPLEVYGSELARMKISEPLLLAPSAIEGVDVTIEVAGGGFMGQAEAARTALARGIVKWHNDPKIKDAFVTYDRTLLVNDSRQKEAKKPHGPGARAKFQKSYR; this is encoded by the coding sequence ATGGTAAAGGTCATTAATACGAGTGGAAAAAGAAAGACCGCGATTGCACGGGCGACCCTCAAGGAAGGAAAGGGCCGGGTCAGGATCAACTCCGTGCCCCTCGAGGTCTACGGGAGCGAGCTGGCCCGCATGAAGATCTCTGAACCCCTGCTCCTCGCGCCGAGCGCGATCGAGGGCGTCGACGTGACCATCGAGGTCGCCGGCGGCGGGTTCATGGGCCAGGCTGAGGCGGCACGGACCGCTCTCGCCCGCGGCATCGTGAAGTGGCATAACGACCCGAAGATCAAAGACGCCTTCGTCACCTACGACCGCACCCTCCTGGTCAACGACTCTCGCCAGAAGGAAGCGAAGAAGCCACACGGTCCAGGCGCACGGGCAAAGTTCCAGAAGTCTTATCGTTAA
- a CDS encoding CBS domain-containing protein, with protein sequence MHQNWQNSKQGDKLLKMPGKLDRGPIDFNSRVVETKGDVMGIATRNVISAPPTTRIIDAVEMMTEYGFRRLPITDAGTHHLRGIVTARDIIDLLGGGDHYNLVRVKHNGNLIAAINESVRSIMTQRVRTISDSASLSEVTKTIVTQKIGGLPIENDDGAVVGIVTERDVMKALATEETKTMVEAIMSTSLRVTGPDTPIGTVTNEMISHGFRRLPIVSDEVLFGVVTASDIMKYLGNGEVFNRLSTGDVGEVMALPVRTLVSSDLYTTTPMTNINDAALKMLQKKVGALPVIEDGKLIGLITEFDLVKAFSKE encoded by the coding sequence ATGCATCAGAACTGGCAGAACTCGAAGCAGGGCGACAAACTCTTAAAAATGCCCGGTAAACTGGACCGCGGACCGATCGATTTCAACTCCCGGGTCGTCGAGACCAAGGGAGACGTGATGGGAATCGCAACCAGAAACGTGATCTCGGCCCCCCCTACCACCCGTATCATCGATGCAGTCGAGATGATGACTGAATACGGGTTCAGGAGACTGCCCATCACCGACGCCGGCACCCATCACCTGCGGGGGATCGTCACGGCCCGCGACATCATCGACCTCCTCGGCGGGGGCGACCACTACAACCTTGTGCGGGTCAAACACAACGGCAACCTCATCGCCGCGATCAACGAGAGCGTGCGGTCGATCATGACCCAGCGAGTCAGGACCATCTCTGACTCGGCCTCGCTTTCCGAGGTTACCAAGACGATCGTCACCCAGAAGATCGGCGGGCTCCCGATCGAGAACGACGACGGGGCCGTCGTCGGGATCGTCACCGAGCGCGATGTCATGAAGGCCCTGGCCACCGAAGAGACCAAGACCATGGTCGAAGCGATCATGAGCACCAGTCTGCGGGTCACCGGCCCTGACACCCCGATCGGCACCGTCACCAATGAGATGATCTCGCACGGCTTCAGGCGCCTGCCCATCGTCTCGGACGAGGTTCTCTTCGGGGTCGTGACCGCCTCAGATATCATGAAATATCTCGGGAACGGCGAGGTCTTCAACAGGCTCTCCACCGGAGACGTCGGCGAGGTGATGGCCCTGCCGGTCCGCACCCTGGTGTCGAGCGACCTGTACACCACCACCCCCATGACAAACATCAATGATGCGGCACTCAAGATGCTGCAGAAAAAGGTCGGTGCACTCCCGGTCATCGAGGACGGGAAATTGATCGGCCTGATTACCGAGTTTGATCTTGTAAAAGCGTTTTCCAAGGAGTGA
- a CDS encoding CBS domain-containing protein, which produces MSEDMYIYIKDVMAKPVTIAKSAPITDALDKMLSEDVDPLIVTDNGSVVGTISREAIADKLGKKRNSDISPTKIHVANTVSADFTAAYPDQGIEILPALLQHAKIVVVFDSDHKLIGQIGYSDLLRVLQPSTSLSDVMEPVFSINFEERVVHLRRRMVDEGIARFIVTDENGDPIGIVTETDVARSMRAFREVVEDKYQDHRIRNLLVRDIMSSPLISVAPSYSLSEIIDLMLKKKISSVAVSDRNNHVAGIVTRASLVQAL; this is translated from the coding sequence ATGAGCGAAGACATGTACATCTATATCAAAGACGTGATGGCAAAACCAGTCACCATCGCAAAGTCCGCACCTATCACCGATGCCCTCGACAAGATGCTGAGCGAAGATGTCGATCCGCTGATCGTCACCGACAATGGGTCGGTGGTCGGCACCATCTCGAGGGAGGCAATCGCCGACAAACTCGGGAAAAAACGGAACTCTGATATCTCACCTACAAAGATCCATGTCGCCAACACTGTATCAGCCGATTTCACTGCCGCCTATCCAGACCAGGGCATTGAAATTCTTCCCGCACTCCTGCAGCATGCAAAGATCGTGGTCGTCTTCGACAGCGACCATAAGCTCATCGGCCAGATCGGGTACAGCGATCTCCTGCGGGTCCTCCAGCCCTCCACATCCCTCTCCGATGTGATGGAACCGGTGTTCTCCATCAATTTCGAGGAGCGGGTCGTCCATCTCCGCCGGAGGATGGTGGACGAGGGGATCGCGAGGTTCATTGTCACCGACGAGAACGGCGATCCCATCGGGATCGTCACCGAAACCGACGTGGCAAGGTCGATGCGGGCCTTCCGCGAAGTCGTCGAAGATAAATACCAAGACCATCGGATCAGGAACCTCCTGGTCAGGGACATCATGTCCTCCCCCCTGATCTCGGTCGCCCCCAGTTACTCGCTCTCAGAGATCATCGACCTGATGCTGAAGAAAAAAATCAGTTCAGTCGCGGTCTCTGATAGGAACAACCATGTCGCCGGGATTGTGACCCGTGCGTCGCTGGTCCAGGCACTCTGA
- a CDS encoding DNA-directed RNA polymerase subunit N yields MIPVRCVTCGKVISPAWEEFKQRREAGEDPQEILDDLGLKRYCCRRMLLTHKEIVEDINPYQ; encoded by the coding sequence ATGATCCCGGTACGTTGTGTCACCTGTGGTAAGGTAATCTCTCCCGCGTGGGAAGAATTCAAACAGCGACGGGAGGCAGGCGAGGATCCCCAAGAGATCCTCGACGATCTCGGTTTGAAGCGGTACTGCTGCAGGCGGATGCTGCTCACTCACAAGGAAATTGTGGAGGACATCAATCCGTACCAGTGA
- a CDS encoding DNA-directed RNA polymerase subunit D, which yields MQIEFARIDDDAARFVLSGATPAFANALRRAMIGEVPTLAIEDIRIYDNSSVLFDEILAHRLGLIPIKTDLSRFVLQSECSCGGEGCSLCSVNFTMSVEGPKTVLSSDLISDDPDTALVHDDIPIVKLFEGQKVVLEARAVLGKGKDHAKWQPTNACGYKEYPVITISENCDGCGMCIDECPRGVLELKGRTMGVVEGKLEECSLCRLCENACLTTGIGEEPAVSVTADSSRFIFVVESDGSMPVLTIIEKGLEFIRKQSTDLSDTLSEIAGVN from the coding sequence ATGCAGATCGAATTTGCCAGAATTGATGATGACGCCGCCCGTTTTGTATTGAGCGGCGCCACCCCAGCGTTCGCCAATGCCCTGCGCCGTGCCATGATCGGCGAGGTGCCGACGCTCGCCATCGAAGATATCAGGATCTATGATAACTCCAGCGTACTCTTCGATGAGATTCTGGCACACAGGCTCGGACTAATCCCGATAAAGACTGACCTATCTCGATTCGTTCTCCAGAGCGAGTGTTCGTGTGGCGGTGAAGGCTGCTCACTCTGCTCGGTGAACTTCACCATGAGCGTCGAAGGGCCTAAGACCGTCCTCTCAAGTGACCTCATCTCAGACGACCCCGATACCGCCCTGGTCCATGACGACATCCCGATCGTCAAACTCTTCGAAGGGCAGAAGGTCGTCCTTGAGGCCCGTGCCGTCCTTGGCAAGGGGAAAGACCACGCCAAGTGGCAACCGACCAACGCCTGCGGTTACAAGGAATACCCTGTCATCACCATCTCAGAGAACTGCGATGGATGTGGCATGTGCATTGATGAGTGCCCACGCGGGGTGCTCGAACTGAAGGGTAGGACGATGGGCGTGGTCGAAGGCAAACTTGAGGAATGTTCGCTCTGCAGACTCTGCGAGAACGCCTGCCTGACCACCGGCATCGGCGAAGAGCCCGCAGTCAGCGTCACTGCAGACAGCTCACGGTTCATCTTTGTCGTGGAAAGCGACGGATCCATGCCTGTTTTAACAATAATCGAAAAAGGACTCGAATTCATCAGAAAACAGTCGACGGATCTCTCAGATACGTTGAGTGAGATAGCCGGAGTGAATTAG
- a CDS encoding Era-like GTP-binding protein: protein MNFLFLAKLKASKFFRTLFGKKHSKIGIYGPPNAGKTTLANRIVRDWTGDAVGPVSEVPHETRRARRKEDITITGANGSSIAIDIVDTPGVTTKIDYHEFLEYGLEKDEAVGRAREATEGVAEAMHWLRGDLDGVIYMLDSTQDPFMQVNIMMIGIIESRKLPVVIVANKIDLPDAAPQRIRSAFPQHPVVQISGMEGKNIESLYDAMTEVFG, encoded by the coding sequence ATGAATTTTCTGTTTCTGGCAAAACTGAAGGCATCCAAGTTCTTCCGAACATTATTCGGAAAGAAACATTCAAAGATCGGGATATATGGCCCTCCCAACGCAGGTAAGACCACCCTTGCCAATAGAATCGTCAGGGACTGGACCGGCGATGCAGTTGGTCCGGTGAGTGAGGTGCCCCACGAGACGAGACGGGCCCGGCGGAAGGAGGATATCACGATCACTGGTGCGAACGGGAGTTCGATTGCCATCGATATCGTCGATACGCCCGGAGTGACAACCAAGATCGATTATCACGAGTTCCTGGAATATGGTCTTGAGAAGGACGAGGCCGTTGGCCGTGCCAGGGAGGCGACCGAGGGGGTTGCCGAGGCGATGCACTGGCTGCGCGGGGATCTTGACGGGGTCATCTATATGCTGGACTCCACGCAGGATCCGTTCATGCAGGTGAATATCATGATGATCGGGATCATCGAGAGCAGGAAACTCCCAGTCGTGATCGTCGCCAACAAGATCGATCTCCCTGATGCGGCACCGCAACGGATCAGGTCTGCATTCCCCCAGCACCCGGTGGTGCAGATTTCAGGGATGGAGGGGAAGAATATCGAGTCGCTCTATGATGCGATGACAGAGGTCTTTGGGTGA
- a CDS encoding CBS domain-containing protein, translating into MSNGRDTMYLETRVPLKEIMRVNPTTIEAEATVAKAAAHMCRDEVGSCIVLSGNIPTGIVTEQDINCKVVAKDLKPSSVYVREIMSTPLITIETRQTVGEAAQMMIQHRVRRLPVVEDGKVTGIVTVRDLLSVANELNEVMSDLIVINRDESYAMGVCDRCGQMSDNLIQVDSMLLCEDCREEERLR; encoded by the coding sequence ATGTCAAATGGACGAGACACGATGTACCTTGAAACAAGAGTTCCTCTGAAAGAAATTATGAGGGTCAACCCCACCACCATCGAGGCTGAGGCAACGGTCGCAAAAGCTGCAGCCCACATGTGCCGTGATGAGGTCGGGAGTTGCATCGTCCTTTCAGGGAACATTCCCACCGGTATCGTCACCGAGCAGGACATCAACTGCAAGGTTGTCGCAAAGGATCTCAAACCCAGTTCAGTATATGTCAGGGAGATCATGAGCACTCCTCTGATCACCATCGAGACCAGACAGACGGTTGGGGAAGCTGCACAGATGATGATTCAGCACCGGGTAAGGAGACTGCCTGTGGTCGAAGACGGGAAAGTGACCGGCATCGTCACCGTCAGAGACCTCCTTTCTGTTGCGAACGAACTCAACGAGGTGATGTCAGACCTTATCGTCATCAACCGCGATGAGAGTTATGCCATGGGCGTCTGTGACCGGTGCGGGCAGATGAGCGACAACCTTATACAGGTTGACTCTATGCTGCTGTGTGAAGACTGTCGAGAGGAGGAGCGCTTGAGATGA
- a CDS encoding Zn-ribbon domain-containing protein, with translation MPHKCTRCGREFEDGSTDILKGCPSCGGKKFLYVREEQRHEDVLEEKSVGEIAEETGEEALEVTGDVEGSGGTYERVESIRIVGPGSYELNIEKLAQTEDMVVGVGDEGKYMVDILSMGRKPRKRRFWRH, from the coding sequence ATGCCACATAAGTGTACCAGGTGCGGACGGGAGTTTGAGGACGGGTCGACTGATATCCTGAAGGGCTGCCCGAGCTGTGGCGGGAAGAAGTTTCTCTATGTGAGAGAGGAACAGCGGCACGAAGACGTGCTCGAGGAGAAATCGGTCGGCGAAATCGCCGAGGAAACCGGCGAGGAAGCACTTGAGGTCACTGGAGATGTGGAAGGGTCGGGGGGCACCTATGAGCGTGTTGAATCGATCCGTATTGTCGGGCCAGGGTCATATGAATTGAATATTGAAAAACTCGCGCAGACCGAGGACATGGTGGTTGGCGTGGGGGATGAGGGGAAGTATATGGTTGATATCCTCTCGATGGGCCGGAAACCTCGTAAAAGGCGTTTCTGGAGGCACTGA
- a CDS encoding 30S ribosomal protein S13: MDQEEEIKYFVRVRDTDLDGTKMALVALTGIKGIGRHAAKIIAQQAAIDPRAILGKMSDEEIDRIRTAVDNYASSVPTWMQNRPVDILSGKPRHLMGSEVGLTLEEDINTMRKVRSYRGIRHETGQKVRGQRTKASGRTGTTVGVRRSKV, from the coding sequence ATGGATCAAGAAGAAGAAATCAAATACTTCGTCCGGGTCAGAGACACCGACCTGGACGGTACGAAAATGGCGCTCGTCGCCCTGACCGGCATCAAAGGGATCGGGCGACATGCTGCAAAGATCATCGCGCAGCAGGCCGCAATCGATCCGCGTGCAATCCTCGGAAAGATGTCTGACGAGGAGATCGACCGGATCCGCACAGCTGTCGACAACTACGCGTCAAGCGTCCCGACCTGGATGCAGAACCGTCCCGTCGACATCCTCTCAGGTAAACCGCGCCACCTTATGGGCAGCGAAGTCGGACTTACCCTCGAAGAGGACATCAACACCATGCGCAAGGTCCGCAGCTACCGCGGGATCCGCCACGAGACCGGCCAGAAGGTCCGCGGCCAGCGTACCAAGGCTTCAGGCAGGACCGGCACCACCGTCGGCGTAAGAAGATCAAAGGTGTGA
- a CDS encoding CBS domain-containing protein — translation MKVAEDMMVKTPVLTTGDPMTRARQVLRDDIFREIPITNPNGRYVGYINITDVLKITETKSNVLIEGFVREGTTVLPDLPLQDVAEAIRENGTDTATVIDDTRNVLGSVLLSEIFPVLCTRRELHGEIRDYMRRPPPVCEAAESVSRVYAQMLDRNITAFAVIKNNTLSGIISRRDILNNGRVRKSLERGGKVPVESVMVTPPITIDIEEDIKTAAERMVEHDLSQIPVMDGETLVGMIDRHGVLKGL, via the coding sequence ATGAAGGTGGCTGAAGATATGATGGTGAAGACCCCGGTCCTCACCACAGGCGATCCCATGACCAGGGCACGCCAGGTGCTACGGGACGACATTTTCCGTGAGATTCCGATTACCAACCCCAATGGGCGTTATGTCGGCTATATCAACATCACCGACGTGCTGAAGATCACGGAGACAAAGTCCAACGTCCTCATCGAGGGATTTGTAAGGGAAGGGACCACGGTCCTGCCAGACCTCCCTCTCCAGGATGTCGCAGAGGCGATCCGCGAGAATGGGACTGATACGGCCACGGTAATAGACGACACCAGGAACGTACTCGGGAGCGTGTTGCTCTCCGAGATCTTTCCGGTCCTCTGCACGCGCAGGGAACTCCACGGAGAGATCAGAGACTACATGCGTCGGCCTCCACCAGTCTGCGAGGCTGCCGAGAGCGTCAGCAGAGTCTATGCACAGATGCTTGACAGGAATATCACCGCCTTCGCAGTGATAAAGAACAATACCCTATCAGGGATCATATCGAGGAGGGACATCTTAAATAACGGCAGAGTGAGAAAAAGCCTTGAAAGGGGGGGGAAAGTTCCAGTCGAGAGCGTGATGGTCACGCCGCCCATCACCATCGACATTGAGGAAGACATCAAGACTGCGGCAGAGCGCATGGTCGAACATGACCTCTCGCAGATCCCAGTCATGGACGGCGAGACCCTTGTCGGTATGATCGACAGGCATGGCGTACTGAAAGGCCTTTAG
- a CDS encoding DNA-directed RNA polymerase subunit K has translation MDPYTRYEKARIIGARALQVSMGAPVLIQTTSVDPLNIALEEFEKDRIPITVKKKA, from the coding sequence ATGGACCCATATACTCGCTATGAAAAAGCACGGATCATCGGAGCACGAGCGCTCCAGGTCTCCATGGGTGCCCCAGTCCTGATTCAAACCACCAGTGTCGATCCCCTCAACATCGCACTCGAAGAATTCGAGAAGGATCGGATCCCCATTACCGTAAAGAAAAAAGCGTGA
- a CDS encoding 50S ribosomal protein L13, with protein sequence MVTIIDADGNLLGRLASNVAKRSLQGEEFVIVNAEKAIVSGKRAMVLGNYLQKHQRGSVEGGPFFPRRPDLIMKRTIRGMLPYKRQRGAEALKRVMIYTGVPVEYQDKEFETLESAGIERLNNPKYITLGEISKNLGSKF encoded by the coding sequence ATGGTGACGATTATCGATGCAGACGGAAACCTGCTTGGGCGGCTTGCAAGCAACGTCGCAAAGCGCTCACTTCAGGGCGAAGAGTTCGTGATCGTAAATGCCGAGAAGGCGATCGTCTCGGGCAAGCGCGCCATGGTGCTTGGCAACTACCTCCAGAAGCACCAGCGCGGCTCAGTTGAAGGTGGCCCGTTCTTCCCGCGACGCCCTGATCTCATTATGAAGCGGACGATTCGCGGTATGCTCCCCTATAAGAGGCAGCGCGGTGCCGAAGCCCTCAAGAGGGTCATGATCTACACCGGCGTTCCAGTGGAGTACCAGGATAAGGAGTTCGAGACCCTCGAGAGCGCAGGGATCGAACGGCTGAACAACCCGAAGTACATCACGCTTGGCGAGATCAGCAAGAACCTTGGGTCCAAGTTCTGA
- a CDS encoding 30S ribosomal protein S4, with translation MGYPGKNHKTYSTPTRRFEKSRIEEEVKLVIEYGLRNKKELWKAQNTLRKYRKATREILALESAGTDTAQAETKKNQLLNHLGRYGLVGDEASIDDVLALKIEQELERRLQTIVYRKGLARSPKQARQFITHGHIAINGRRVTIPGYMVPREQEAQVEYYGHSPLATESHAERARISGR, from the coding sequence ATGGGATATCCAGGCAAGAATCATAAGACCTACTCCACCCCAACGCGCCGGTTCGAGAAGAGCCGCATTGAGGAGGAAGTCAAGCTCGTCATCGAATACGGCCTGAGGAACAAGAAAGAACTCTGGAAGGCCCAGAACACCCTGCGCAAATACCGCAAGGCCACCAGGGAGATCCTCGCTCTTGAATCCGCAGGTACCGACACGGCCCAGGCCGAGACCAAGAAGAACCAGCTCCTCAACCACCTTGGACGCTACGGCCTGGTCGGGGACGAGGCCAGCATCGACGACGTCCTCGCCCTGAAGATCGAGCAGGAACTCGAGCGCAGACTTCAGACCATCGTGTACCGGAAAGGCCTCGCCCGCTCACCAAAGCAGGCCCGCCAGTTCATCACCCACGGTCACATTGCCATCAACGGCCGCAGGGTTACCATCCCCGGATACATGGTCCCAAGAGAGCAGGAAGCCCAGGTCGAATACTACGGCCACTCCCCGCTCGCCACTGAGTCGCACGCTGAGCGCGCCAGGATCAGCGGGAGGTAA
- a CDS encoding CBS domain-containing protein: MKAEDVMSSPVRVVAPEDTAAHARNLMIKHKISRLPVTEGTHLIGIITKKDLAYRLRQTEPVWRRRPIDRIPVSILMTSTPMTIDPETEIRDIAAIMLDRMVNGLPVIHEGELLGIVTKSDLLRSEVAGALGVPVTGLMEEPMTVNRYHSLDHIIDLLSEREEKLIVVNNNGTIAGIITETNLAFFEYVNESGGIPEKDIKMLRKEESGGRKAFRHVTEVSAIAEDFMTNPVVTAPPEATAAKVVQTMIDHHINSVVITRGNEILGIVKRDNILQEVAK; the protein is encoded by the coding sequence ATGAAGGCGGAAGATGTGATGTCGTCACCAGTCAGAGTGGTCGCTCCCGAAGACACGGCCGCGCATGCGAGGAACCTGATGATCAAACATAAGATCTCCCGGCTTCCGGTGACGGAAGGGACACATCTGATCGGGATCATCACCAAAAAGGACCTTGCCTACCGCCTGCGCCAGACCGAACCGGTCTGGCGGAGGAGACCGATCGACCGTATCCCGGTCTCCATTCTGATGACGTCCACACCCATGACCATCGACCCTGAGACCGAGATCAGAGACATCGCCGCCATCATGCTTGACCGCATGGTCAATGGTCTGCCCGTGATCCATGAGGGAGAACTCCTCGGGATCGTCACCAAGTCCGATCTCCTCAGGTCCGAGGTGGCGGGGGCCCTCGGGGTGCCGGTTACCGGGCTCATGGAAGAGCCGATGACCGTGAACCGTTACCATTCTCTCGACCATATCATTGACCTCCTCTCTGAAAGAGAGGAAAAGTTGATCGTCGTCAACAACAACGGGACGATCGCGGGCATCATTACAGAAACCAATCTTGCATTCTTTGAATATGTAAACGAGTCCGGGGGAATACCCGAAAAAGATATAAAAATGCTAAGAAAAGAGGAGTCTGGTGGTAGAAAAGCATTCAGGCATGTAACCGAAGTCTCGGCAATTGCGGAGGACTTCATGACCAATCCGGTCGTGACCGCGCCCCCCGAGGCCACCGCCGCCAAGGTGGTGCAGACAATGATCGACCACCATATCAACAGCGTGGTCATTACACGAGGAAATGAGATCCTCGGTATCGTGAAACGGGATAATATCTTACAGGAAGTGGCAAAATGA
- a CDS encoding DUF2073 domain-containing protein encodes MIQGVQIDFVSADRMSRLGMMEKIRLILDDVRAGRIVVLERGLAPEEQSKLIEVTMMEISPGGFSGIEIETYPTKDGNEGLGGFFSRFVGKKPDESRLTVIGPANQLKTLKKDDGLISAWVSSR; translated from the coding sequence ATGATCCAGGGAGTTCAGATAGATTTTGTCTCTGCAGATAGGATGTCAAGGCTCGGGATGATGGAGAAGATCAGGCTTATCCTTGATGATGTCAGGGCCGGCAGGATCGTGGTGCTTGAGCGGGGGCTTGCCCCTGAAGAGCAGAGCAAGCTCATCGAGGTGACGATGATGGAGATCAGTCCTGGCGGGTTTTCAGGGATTGAGATCGAGACCTATCCTACAAAGGACGGAAACGAAGGGTTGGGGGGATTCTTCTCTCGATTTGTCGGGAAAAAACCAGATGAATCCAGACTCACGGTGATAGGGCCTGCAAACCAGCTCAAAACCTTGAAAAAGGACGACGGCCTGATCAGTGCATGGGTCTCCTCACGGTGA
- a CDS encoding deoxyhypusine synthase, whose amino-acid sequence MELNPRRPVRPNRDIPSLVHAMSMTGFQGRKLGESVRVWSSMIQDPDCTIILGLSGAMVPAGMQECLIELVAHHYVDAIVSTGANIFHDIAEHLSINHYLGHHCVDDATLYEEGIDRIYDVFAYENEFRDVDQKVAAFAESLAPYHASSADFTRRLARHLVATAPEGRSLTATAAQAKVPIYVPALCDSSLGIALTVARRRGAKVAIDQIADVDELTRIVEDAKKTGVVYIGGGVPKNFIQQTQVTASIHGHDPGGHAYAVQYTTDAPHWGGLSGCTFEEAISWGKESVETRSVQCFCDATIALPIVVSALLGNGLVRARQD is encoded by the coding sequence ATGGAACTCAACCCACGCCGACCAGTCCGCCCGAACCGTGACATCCCCTCACTGGTGCACGCCATGAGCATGACCGGGTTCCAGGGCAGAAAACTGGGAGAATCGGTCAGAGTCTGGTCGTCGATGATCCAGGACCCGGACTGCACCATCATCCTCGGGCTCTCAGGGGCCATGGTCCCGGCAGGGATGCAGGAATGCCTCATCGAGCTGGTCGCCCATCACTACGTCGACGCCATCGTCTCGACCGGTGCAAACATCTTCCACGACATCGCCGAGCACCTCAGCATCAACCACTACCTCGGACACCACTGCGTCGACGACGCCACCCTGTACGAGGAAGGGATCGACCGTATTTACGACGTCTTTGCATACGAAAACGAGTTCAGGGACGTCGACCAGAAGGTCGCCGCCTTTGCCGAAAGTCTCGCTCCCTATCACGCCTCTTCGGCAGACTTCACCCGCCGCCTTGCCAGGCACCTCGTCGCCACCGCGCCCGAAGGCCGGTCCCTCACCGCGACCGCCGCCCAGGCCAAAGTCCCGATCTATGTCCCGGCCCTCTGCGACTCGTCCCTCGGGATCGCCCTCACCGTCGCGCGCAGGCGCGGTGCAAAAGTTGCGATCGACCAGATCGCCGACGTCGACGAACTGACCAGGATCGTGGAAGACGCAAAAAAGACCGGGGTCGTCTACATCGGCGGCGGCGTCCCGAAGAACTTCATCCAGCAGACCCAGGTGACCGCCTCGATACATGGGCACGACCCCGGGGGCCACGCCTACGCCGTCCAGTACACCACCGACGCCCCCCACTGGGGAGGACTATCCGGGTGTACCTTTGAAGAAGCGATCTCGTGGGGCAAAGAATCCGTAGAGACCAGGAGCGTCCAGTGCTTCTGCGACGCCACCATCGCCCTCCCTATCGTAGTCTCGGCCCTCCTCGGCAATGGACTCGTGCGAGCCCGCCAGGACTGA
- a CDS encoding 50S ribosomal protein L18e, translated as MAKRTNQKTNPRLTHLIATLKELARENDAKVWRALAQNLESPSRNYAEVNIGKINRYAQDGETILVPGKVLGSGVLNHKVSVAALTFSESAVGKITGLEGNCMTIEELVQTNPKGSGVRILR; from the coding sequence ATGGCAAAGAGGACAAACCAGAAGACAAACCCGCGCCTGACGCACCTGATCGCGACGCTCAAAGAACTTGCGCGCGAGAATGATGCAAAGGTCTGGCGGGCCCTCGCACAAAATCTGGAGTCACCCAGCAGGAACTATGCTGAGGTGAACATTGGAAAGATCAATCGGTACGCCCAGGACGGGGAAACGATCCTGGTGCCCGGCAAGGTGCTCGGGAGCGGCGTGCTCAACCACAAGGTCTCGGTTGCAGCACTGACCTTCTCCGAGTCTGCAGTCGGTAAGATCACAGGCCTTGAAGGGAACTGCATGACCATCGAAGAACTGGTCCAGACAAACCCGAAGGGATCTGGCGTGAGGATTCTGAGGTGA
- a CDS encoding 30S ribosomal protein S11, protein MANEKEKWGVAHIFASFNNTIITVTDISGAETIAKSSGGMVVKQDRNESSPYAAMQMATNLANVVREKGIVGLHVMVRAPGQGKQRSPGPGAQAAIRALARAGMRIGKIEDVTPVPHDSIRQKGGRRGRRV, encoded by the coding sequence ATGGCAAATGAGAAGGAAAAATGGGGTGTCGCACACATCTTCGCCTCATTCAACAACACAATCATCACGGTGACCGACATCTCCGGTGCAGAGACCATCGCCAAGAGCAGCGGCGGTATGGTTGTCAAACAGGACAGGAACGAGAGCTCGCCCTATGCTGCAATGCAGATGGCCACGAACCTCGCCAACGTCGTGAGAGAGAAAGGCATCGTCGGACTTCACGTCATGGTGCGCGCCCCCGGCCAGGGGAAGCAGCGCAGCCCAGGCCCCGGAGCCCAGGCCGCCATCAGAGCACTTGCACGTGCAGGCATGCGTATCGGCAAGATCGAGGATGTAACCCCGGTCCCGCATGATTCGATCCGTCAAAAGGGTGGGAGACGCGGCAGGAGAGTCTGA